From a single Desulfobulbaceae bacterium DB1 genomic region:
- a CDS encoding riboflavin biosynthesis protein RibF yields MKIYTDLSDITAPLPNPFVTIGNFDGVHLGHQMLFSEVMSKAYQHNGTSVAITFNPHPLKVVRPDIGIKLISNCEQKRELIELAGLDVLIIIPFTRQFAATRAEDFVDQVLIGTIGLRELVVGYDYAFGKGRAGDISFLKQQGDLKNFPVTVVEPFYVDGVLASSTKVRELVSSGKMSDVKKLLGRAYQIRGEVKRGKQRGGTELGFPTANLHISEEDLCPRHGVYVTQVIYDGKCYGGVLNIGYNPTFGEEQLSAETHIFDFNQDIYGKPIKINLLRFLRPEKKFSGVTELARQIGEDIKQAKAVLADTQKELLLSCEEKYNS; encoded by the coding sequence ATGAAAATTTACACAGACCTTTCCGACATAACCGCACCTCTCCCGAACCCCTTTGTCACCATCGGCAACTTTGACGGGGTTCACCTCGGCCACCAGATGCTCTTCAGCGAAGTCATGAGCAAGGCTTACCAGCATAACGGCACCAGTGTCGCCATCACCTTCAACCCGCATCCGCTCAAGGTTGTCCGGCCGGATATCGGCATCAAACTCATTTCCAACTGCGAGCAGAAACGTGAGCTCATTGAGCTCGCCGGCCTTGACGTGCTGATCATCATCCCCTTTACCCGACAATTTGCCGCCACCCGGGCAGAGGACTTTGTCGACCAGGTCCTCATCGGGACAATCGGCCTCAGGGAACTTGTCGTCGGCTATGACTACGCCTTCGGCAAAGGACGGGCAGGCGACATCTCCTTTTTGAAACAGCAGGGAGATCTGAAAAATTTCCCGGTCACCGTGGTTGAACCTTTTTACGTGGATGGCGTGCTCGCCAGCAGCACCAAGGTTCGCGAACTTGTCAGCTCGGGCAAAATGAGTGATGTCAAGAAACTGCTCGGCCGCGCCTACCAGATCAGGGGAGAGGTGAAACGGGGCAAACAGCGGGGAGGAACGGAACTGGGGTTCCCCACCGCCAATCTGCATATTTCCGAGGAGGATCTTTGCCCCAGACATGGAGTGTATGTGACCCAGGTGATTTACGACGGCAAATGCTACGGCGGGGTGCTGAACATCGGTTACAACCCCACCTTCGGAGAAGAACAGCTCTCCGCTGAAACCCACATCTTTGACTTCAATCAGGACATTTACGGCAAACCGATCAAAATCAACCTGCTCCGATTCCTGCGACCGGAAAAGAAATTTTCCGGGGTTACGGAACTGGCCCGACAGATCGGCGAGGACATCAAGCAGGCCAAAGCGGTGCTTGCCGATACCCAGAAGGAGCTGCTGCTTTCCTGTGAGGAAAAATACAACAGCTGA
- a CDS encoding thiamine-phosphate diphosphorylase — MTPPSSIYQQRLAQFIEQVTVYPVSCEKLARGRSDEQWLDGVLAGGARIVQLRDKISDDRILFAKALVFRKKTSAAGALLIVNNRVDIALLVSADGVHLGNSDLPAEEIRRLAPDLLIGVSANSREQAASARERGASYYNIGPLFPTSTKAGLTEFIGEQAITDYSSLSDLPFTVMGGIKLPHVAGLTALGAKRIAVVTALTQADDIARETRRWIEAIGTGIKTRGERHC; from the coding sequence GTGACACCGCCAAGCAGCATCTACCAGCAACGACTGGCACAATTTATCGAGCAGGTTACCGTCTATCCGGTTTCCTGCGAAAAACTCGCCCGCGGACGAAGCGACGAACAGTGGCTTGACGGGGTTCTTGCCGGAGGCGCACGCATCGTGCAGCTGCGGGATAAAATTTCCGACGACCGCATCCTGTTTGCCAAGGCGTTGGTTTTCCGAAAAAAAACCAGCGCGGCTGGCGCCCTGCTTATCGTCAACAACCGGGTCGACATCGCCCTGCTTGTCTCGGCCGACGGCGTGCATCTCGGCAACAGCGACCTGCCTGCCGAGGAAATACGGCGGCTGGCCCCGGACCTGCTCATCGGCGTATCGGCCAACAGCCGCGAACAAGCAGCATCCGCCAGGGAGCGGGGGGCGAGCTATTACAATATCGGCCCGCTTTTTCCCACATCGACCAAAGCAGGTCTGACGGAATTTATCGGCGAACAAGCCATCACCGACTACTCCTCTCTTTCCGACCTGCCCTTCACCGTGATGGGCGGCATCAAACTCCCGCATGTGGCAGGGCTGACCGCGCTGGGGGCCAAACGCATTGCCGTTGTCACCGCCCTGACCCAGGCAGACGACATCGCCAGGGAAACCAGACGCTGGATCGAGGCGATCGGCACCGGAATCAAAACTCGCGGAGAACGACATTGCTAA
- a CDS encoding citrate (Si)-synthase: MLNKFITDKKAQLTIDGKTYNLPIIVGSEGEKAIDIRTLRAETGYVTIDSGYMNTGSCGSQITYLDGEKGILNYRGYAIEDLADNCTFVEVAYLLVHGSLPTRQELGNFSTMLGRFALLHEDMIHFFDHFPPYAPPMSILSSMVNSLCNFYPEMAANPLDNIDLMSARLISKIRTIAAFSYKKSMGQPLVYPRHDYSYCANFLNMMFDSPVQPYVVNDAVVSALNKLLILHADHEQNCSTSTVRLVGSARVNLYASISAGINALWGPLHGGANQAVIEMLEEIYENGDDYRKYIEKAKDPKDPFRLVGFGHRVYKSHDPRSRIIKGACDKVLEALGFKGDPLLDIAREIEEVVLKDDYFIERHLYPNVDFYSGIIYRAIGIPNNMFTVMFALGRLPGWIAHWTEMWDDPNWRIGRPRQIYTGPTRKAFVPIDERK, encoded by the coding sequence ATGCTTAATAAGTTTATTACCGATAAAAAGGCGCAGCTGACAATCGACGGGAAAACCTATAACCTGCCGATTATTGTCGGGTCGGAAGGGGAAAAGGCCATTGACATCAGAACGTTGCGAGCGGAAACCGGCTATGTGACCATTGATTCGGGCTACATGAACACCGGTTCCTGCGGCAGTCAGATCACCTATCTGGACGGGGAAAAAGGGATTCTCAACTACCGCGGGTATGCCATCGAGGATCTGGCGGATAACTGCACCTTTGTCGAGGTCGCCTATCTGCTGGTGCACGGTTCTCTGCCCACCCGTCAGGAGCTGGGTAATTTCAGCACCATGCTGGGCCGTTTCGCCCTGCTTCATGAGGATATGATTCATTTTTTTGATCATTTTCCTCCATATGCCCCGCCCATGTCCATCCTGTCCTCAATGGTCAACTCGCTTTGTAATTTTTATCCGGAGATGGCGGCCAATCCCCTGGACAATATTGATCTCATGAGCGCGCGGCTTATTTCCAAGATCAGGACCATTGCCGCCTTTTCCTATAAGAAGTCCATGGGGCAACCTCTGGTTTATCCGCGCCATGATTATTCCTATTGCGCCAATTTTCTCAACATGATGTTTGATTCTCCGGTGCAGCCCTATGTGGTGAATGACGCCGTGGTGTCCGCCTTGAACAAGCTGCTCATTCTTCATGCCGACCATGAACAGAATTGTTCCACCTCCACCGTGCGTCTGGTCGGCAGCGCCAGGGTCAATCTCTACGCCTCAATTTCCGCGGGTATCAACGCCCTCTGGGGTCCCTTGCACGGCGGCGCCAACCAGGCGGTGATCGAAATGCTTGAGGAGATCTATGAAAATGGCGATGATTACCGGAAATATATTGAAAAGGCGAAGGATCCCAAGGATCCTTTCCGGCTGGTCGGCTTCGGTCATCGGGTTTATAAGAGCCATGATCCACGTTCCCGCATCATCAAGGGCGCCTGTGACAAGGTGCTTGAGGCGCTTGGTTTCAAAGGAGATCCTTTGCTTGATATCGCCCGCGAGATTGAGGAGGTGGTTTTGAAGGATGACTATTTTATTGAACGCCATCTTTATCCCAATGTGGACTTTTACAGCGGTATCATCTATCGGGCCATCGGCATCCCCAACAATATGTTCACCGTTATGTTCGCCCTGGGGCGTCTGCCGGGATGGATCGCTCACTGGACGGAGATGTGGGATGATCCGAACTGGCGCATCGGACGGCCGCGTCAGATTTATACCGGTCCGACACGCAAAGCCTTTGTTCCCATTGATGAGCGGAAGTAG
- a CDS encoding HflC protein, whose translation MSQRENTVNIFVRYILIALVVGAGITVWDGFYILPEGQQVVVTQFGAPVGTPVTEAGLKFKTPFIQDVRFFEKRVMIWDGDPNQIPTNDKTFVYIDATARWRISDPLRFLQSVNNVTRAQTILDDIIDSTIRDMVNKNDLVEIIRSSDWVPGTIKSSVAEAEVAKPIKLGRDKISQMIFESAAKLTPEYGIELVDVMFKRVNYIDSVRQKVYERMISERKRIAAEKRSLGEGQKAEILGKVDRELKEITSLATRKAQEIKGKADAEAAGIYAEAYGRDPEFYAFSKSLEAYQNTIGGNTRLIISSDSEFYRYLDELK comes from the coding sequence ATGAGTCAAAGGGAGAATACAGTGAATATCTTTGTGCGTTATATTTTGATTGCCCTTGTGGTTGGCGCGGGCATCACCGTTTGGGACGGTTTTTATATCCTGCCTGAAGGGCAGCAGGTGGTGGTGACCCAGTTTGGTGCTCCGGTCGGCACGCCGGTGACCGAGGCGGGACTCAAGTTCAAAACACCGTTTATCCAGGATGTGCGGTTTTTTGAAAAAAGGGTGATGATCTGGGATGGCGATCCCAATCAGATCCCCACCAATGACAAGACCTTTGTCTATATCGACGCCACCGCCCGCTGGCGCATTTCCGATCCGCTGCGTTTTCTCCAGTCGGTCAATAATGTCACCCGGGCCCAGACCATTCTTGATGATATCATTGACAGTACCATCCGGGACATGGTGAATAAAAACGATCTGGTGGAAATTATCAGAAGTTCCGACTGGGTTCCCGGCACGATCAAAAGTTCGGTTGCCGAAGCGGAGGTGGCAAAGCCGATCAAGCTTGGCCGCGACAAAATTTCCCAGATGATTTTTGAGTCGGCCGCCAAGCTGACTCCCGAGTACGGTATTGAACTGGTTGACGTCATGTTCAAGCGGGTCAATTATATCGACAGTGTGCGCCAGAAGGTTTATGAACGCATGATTTCCGAAAGGAAGAGGATTGCGGCGGAAAAGAGATCCCTTGGTGAAGGCCAGAAGGCGGAAATTCTCGGCAAGGTGGATCGTGAGCTGAAGGAGATCACCTCCCTGGCAACCCGCAAGGCGCAGGAAATCAAGGGAAAGGCCGATGCGGAGGCGGCGGGAATTTATGCCGAGGCCTACGGCCGCGATCCTGAGTTTTATGCCTTTTCCAAGAGCCTGGAGGCCTACCAGAACACCATCGGCGGTAATACCCGGTTGATTATTTCTTCCGATTCCGAGTTTTACAGATACCTGGATGAGCTGAAGTAA
- a CDS encoding bifunctional ornithine acetyltransferase/N-acetylglutamate synthase: protein MSVPGFKAGAVKAGIRGKDRLDVGLIYSEKPAAAAGVFTTSQVKAAPVLLDMEHLKCGRAQAIIVNSGIANACTGEQGMHLARGTAEVVAAGLGIDRQSVLVTSTGVIGMQLDLAIFSNCIGRLAEGLADTGFADVSRAMMTTDTVPKTARREIVLSGKKITMLGLAKGAGMIMPNMATMLAFIVTDAAVRPDVLQAMLSQSVRHSFNAITVDGDTSTNDTLLLLANGAAGSPEITGTDSTDAALFQQCLDDVCLDLALQIVRDGEGATKLITVQVMGAKSAADAERAARTVANSNLVKTAFFGEDANWGRIIAALGRSGVIFDANRVDISFDDVLMVRNGLGLGAEEEKKATAVLKQKEFSVIIDLKDGTARHTIYTCDFSIDYVKINADYRS, encoded by the coding sequence TTGAGTGTTCCAGGATTTAAGGCGGGGGCGGTCAAGGCGGGCATCCGCGGCAAGGACCGGCTCGACGTGGGTTTGATTTATTCGGAAAAACCTGCCGCCGCGGCAGGCGTCTTTACCACCAGTCAGGTGAAGGCCGCGCCGGTGCTGCTTGATATGGAGCACCTCAAATGCGGCCGCGCCCAGGCCATCATCGTCAACAGCGGCATTGCCAACGCCTGTACCGGCGAGCAGGGGATGCACCTGGCCCGCGGCACGGCGGAGGTGGTGGCCGCAGGTCTCGGCATTGACCGGCAGTCCGTGCTGGTTACCTCAACCGGGGTTATCGGCATGCAGCTTGATCTTGCGATTTTCAGCAACTGCATCGGCCGACTTGCCGAAGGGCTTGCCGATACGGGCTTTGCCGATGTCTCCCGGGCCATGATGACCACCGATACGGTGCCCAAGACGGCGCGCCGGGAAATTGTCCTGTCCGGCAAAAAGATCACCATGCTCGGCCTGGCCAAGGGGGCGGGGATGATCATGCCCAACATGGCCACCATGCTGGCTTTCATTGTCACCGACGCCGCAGTGCGGCCCGATGTGCTGCAGGCCATGCTGTCGCAAAGCGTGCGCCATTCCTTTAACGCCATTACGGTGGACGGCGATACCAGCACCAACGACACGCTGCTGCTGCTGGCCAACGGCGCGGCCGGCAGCCCTGAAATTACCGGCACTGATAGCACCGATGCCGCGCTTTTCCAGCAATGCCTGGATGATGTCTGCCTGGATCTGGCCCTGCAGATTGTCCGGGACGGGGAAGGGGCGACCAAGCTCATTACCGTCCAGGTGATGGGGGCCAAAAGCGCGGCTGATGCCGAACGCGCCGCCCGCACGGTGGCCAACTCCAATCTGGTCAAAACCGCCTTTTTCGGCGAGGACGCCAACTGGGGCCGCATTATCGCCGCGCTGGGCCGCTCCGGCGTTATCTTTGATGCCAACCGGGTCGACATCTCATTCGATGATGTGCTGATGGTGCGCAACGGCCTCGGGCTTGGGGCGGAAGAAGAAAAAAAGGCCACCGCCGTCTTGAAGCAAAAGGAATTTTCCGTCATCATCGACCTCAAGGACGGCACGGCACGACACACCATTTATACCTGCGATTTTTCCATCGATTACGTCAAAATAAACGCCGATTACCGTTCCTGA
- a CDS encoding nucleotide exchange factor GrpE — MVAEKEEIVEDALDAEKHHSDNGAEENESVEIPGKVEGEAGDELAQAKMQISELQDKLLRLAAEFENYRKRMERERSISLKYAEESILKELLPFVDNLERAMEQGRRTHNADDLLAGVELTCKGLMSSLEKFAVSPLDSIGQPFDPNVHEALAMEASDEVAPNCVLREFEKGYMYKDRLIRPAKVVVAKKNETAGA; from the coding sequence CTGGTGGCGGAAAAAGAGGAAATCGTCGAGGACGCGCTCGACGCGGAGAAACACCATTCGGATAACGGCGCGGAAGAAAATGAAAGTGTCGAAATTCCCGGCAAGGTTGAAGGGGAAGCAGGCGATGAGCTGGCCCAGGCCAAAATGCAGATAAGTGAATTACAGGATAAGTTGCTTCGGCTGGCTGCTGAATTTGAAAATTACCGTAAACGCATGGAGCGTGAGCGGAGTATCTCTTTGAAATATGCGGAAGAATCGATTCTGAAGGAATTGCTGCCTTTCGTGGATAATCTGGAAAGAGCGATGGAGCAGGGCCGCAGGACGCATAATGCCGACGATTTGCTGGCCGGCGTTGAGTTGACCTGTAAAGGGTTGATGAGTTCCCTGGAAAAATTTGCCGTTTCTCCCCTGGACAGTATCGGACAGCCCTTTGACCCCAATGTTCATGAGGCCCTGGCCATGGAGGCAAGCGACGAGGTCGCGCCCAACTGTGTGTTGCGGGAATTCGAAAAGGGATACATGTATAAAGACAGGCTTATCCGCCCGGCAAAAGTTGTCGTGGCGAAAAAAAATGAAACAGCGGGCGCATAG
- a CDS encoding aminotransferase, with the protein MRTDIVHIGAGELTYEIRNIVSVGEKLQKLGMSTYWENIGDPVAKGEKIPTWMKEIVAELAMEDLSYGYSPTRGMLETRQFIAERTNARGGAQITADDILFFNGLGDAITKIFGLLRPTARVVVPTPSYTTHSSAEAAHAGDRPVTYMLDPENNWYPDLDDLEKRIKYNPAVAGILIINPDNPTGAVYPESILRGMVDLARRYDLFVICDEVYHNIVYNGKKTVPISDIVGDVPAIAMRGVSKEMPWPGSRCGWIEVYNGHSDPMFESYVKSILNSKMVEVCSTTLPQKALPRIVSHPEYGNYLAERVERYEQCSNIAYEALKDLDGVLVNRTNGAFYMSVAFRDGVLNHRQTLEIENSQVQAEIERLVSQPGISLDKRFVYYLLGATGVCVVPLSSFATPIQGFRVTLLERNEEKFRLIFATIADSIKKYLAS; encoded by the coding sequence ATGCGTACGGATATTGTGCATATAGGTGCTGGTGAACTGACTTACGAAATTCGTAATATTGTCAGTGTCGGAGAAAAATTACAGAAGCTTGGAATGTCGACCTATTGGGAAAATATCGGTGATCCGGTGGCCAAGGGTGAAAAAATTCCGACCTGGATGAAAGAGATAGTCGCGGAACTGGCGATGGAGGATCTCAGCTACGGCTACAGCCCGACCCGGGGCATGCTGGAAACCCGGCAGTTTATCGCCGAGAGGACCAATGCGCGCGGCGGGGCGCAGATAACGGCGGACGATATTCTTTTCTTTAACGGGCTTGGTGACGCCATCACCAAAATTTTCGGTTTGCTTCGTCCCACCGCCCGGGTGGTTGTGCCGACCCCGAGCTACACCACCCATTCCTCCGCCGAGGCGGCTCATGCCGGCGACAGGCCGGTGACATATATGCTTGATCCGGAAAATAACTGGTATCCGGATCTTGATGACCTGGAGAAGCGGATCAAATATAATCCCGCGGTTGCCGGCATTTTGATCATCAATCCCGACAATCCCACCGGCGCGGTTTATCCGGAGTCCATTCTGCGGGGCATGGTGGATCTGGCGCGGCGGTATGATCTTTTTGTCATCTGTGATGAGGTGTATCACAATATCGTTTATAACGGCAAGAAAACCGTGCCCATTTCCGACATTGTCGGCGATGTGCCGGCCATCGCCATGCGCGGCGTTTCCAAGGAGATGCCATGGCCGGGGTCACGCTGCGGCTGGATCGAGGTGTATAACGGTCACAGTGACCCCATGTTTGAAAGCTATGTGAAATCGATCCTCAACTCAAAAATGGTGGAGGTTTGCTCGACAACCCTGCCGCAGAAAGCGCTGCCCCGCATTGTCAGCCATCCGGAGTATGGGAATTATCTGGCCGAGCGGGTGGAGCGGTATGAACAGTGTTCCAATATCGCCTATGAGGCGCTGAAGGATCTTGACGGGGTGCTGGTGAACCGTACCAACGGGGCCTTTTACATGAGTGTGGCGTTCCGTGACGGGGTATTGAATCACCGGCAGACGCTGGAGATAGAAAACAGCCAGGTGCAGGCGGAGATAGAAAGGCTGGTCAGCCAGCCCGGAATTTCCCTTGATAAGCGTTTTGTTTATTACCTGCTGGGCGCGACCGGGGTCTGTGTTGTGCCTCTCTCATCCTTTGCCACGCCGATCCAGGGATTCCGGGTAACCCTGCTGGAAAGAAATGAAGAGAAGTTCCGCCTGATTTTTGCAACCATCGCGGACAGCATCAAAAAATATCTCGCCTCGTGA
- a CDS encoding HflK protein encodes MAFDDQQPPWGQKKRPTSPEDILAGFLKKIKDSFENRGGQGNGGGETPSSSPGTPPNIGAGIMKIVAIVAVVFIIQILYSSFYTIQPGEKGVVLRFGKFNKLASSGLNFKVPIIDDVVKVDVETVRKLEFGFRTKVPGEKSIYVKEGLDVESLMLTGDKNVIDVEWIVQYKVADPFHFVFKVRDVDQAVRDIGEMVIRRVVGNQDFDYVLSNREILEASIAKDLQGNLNRYESGVNILAVKLQDINPPDTVKPAFNEVNEADQEMKRMVNEAEQTYNNVIPKARGDAKKVLEEAHGYAVERTNLAKGETSRFLAILEEYKKAEDVTRKRMYLETMQKVLPTVTDVYVIDKQQQAILPFLDLTSTRKSSDQKAQPQ; translated from the coding sequence ATGGCATTCGACGATCAACAACCACCGTGGGGTCAGAAAAAGCGTCCCACCTCTCCGGAAGATATCCTTGCCGGTTTTTTGAAAAAGATCAAAGACAGCTTTGAGAACCGCGGAGGGCAGGGCAACGGCGGGGGTGAGACTCCTTCCTCGTCTCCAGGCACGCCGCCGAACATCGGCGCCGGCATCATGAAAATTGTCGCCATTGTCGCGGTCGTCTTCATCATTCAGATCCTCTATTCGTCCTTTTACACCATCCAGCCGGGTGAAAAAGGCGTGGTTCTGCGGTTCGGCAAGTTCAATAAGCTTGCCTCCTCGGGGCTCAACTTCAAGGTCCCCATCATTGACGATGTGGTCAAGGTTGATGTGGAGACGGTGCGCAAACTGGAATTCGGCTTCCGCACCAAGGTTCCGGGGGAGAAATCGATCTATGTCAAGGAAGGTCTTGATGTGGAATCGCTGATGCTGACCGGGGATAAGAACGTCATTGATGTCGAATGGATTGTTCAGTACAAGGTTGCCGATCCCTTTCATTTCGTTTTCAAGGTGCGGGATGTGGATCAGGCGGTGCGCGATATCGGGGAAATGGTTATTCGCCGCGTTGTCGGTAATCAGGATTTTGATTACGTGCTGAGCAATCGCGAGATCCTTGAGGCATCGATCGCCAAGGATTTGCAGGGAAATCTGAACCGCTACGAAAGCGGTGTCAATATCCTTGCGGTCAAACTCCAGGATATCAACCCGCCGGACACGGTCAAGCCCGCTTTCAACGAGGTTAATGAAGCGGATCAGGAAATGAAGCGCATGGTCAACGAGGCGGAACAGACGTACAACAATGTTATTCCCAAGGCCCGCGGTGACGCCAAGAAGGTGCTGGAGGAGGCGCACGGCTATGCGGTTGAACGAACCAACCTGGCCAAGGGTGAAACCAGCCGTTTTCTCGCCATTCTCGAGGAATACAAAAAGGCCGAGGACGTGACCCGCAAGAGGATGTACCTGGAGACCATGCAGAAGGTGCTGCCGACAGTGACGGATGTTTATGTCATTGACAAGCAGCAGCAGGCGATACTGCCTTTTCTTGATTTGACCTCGACCCGCAAATCTTCGGATCAAAAAGCGCAGCCGCAGTAA
- a CDS encoding molecular chaperone DnaK, with amino-acid sequence MGKIIGIDLGTTNSCVAVMEGGEPKVLTNAEGNRTTPSVVAFTDSGERLVGQVAKRQSVTNPERTIFAMKRLIGRKFSDQEVKKSIEVSPFKIVEGKGDPAIEVGGKQYTPAELSAMVLTKMKQTAEEYLGEEVTDAVITVPAYFNDSQRQATKDAGRIAGLNVQRIINEPTAASLAYGLDKKGEETIAVYDLGGGTFDISILEIGDGVFEVKSTNGDTFLGGEDFDMRIVNWLADEFKRDQGIDLRNDKMALQRLKEEAEKAKKELSSTMETEINLPFITADASGPKHMNIKMSRAKLESLVEDLVDRTVQPCLTALKDAGLSPADIDEVVLVGGMTRMPRVQQKVKEIFGKDPHKGVNPDEVVAIGAAIQGGVLKGDVKDVLLLDVTPLSLGIETLGGVTTRLIEKNTTVPTKKSQVFSTASDNQPAVSIHVLQGEREMAQGNKTIGRFELTDIPPAPRGVPQIEVTFDLDANGILHVSAKDLGTGKEQSIRITASSGLSEAEIEKMKRDAEAHADEDKKRKALVEAKNNGDSLIYATEKSLKDVGDKVDADTKGKVQAGIDKLKKALEGEDIDAIKSATEELTQASHKLAEIMYSQASKGQPGGDASGGAAGGSAAGGKKDDDDVVDADFEEVK; translated from the coding sequence ATGGGTAAAATTATAGGAATCGATTTGGGTACGACAAATTCATGCGTGGCGGTAATGGAAGGCGGTGAGCCGAAAGTTCTGACCAACGCGGAAGGAAACAGAACAACCCCTTCGGTGGTTGCCTTTACCGATAGCGGTGAACGGCTGGTGGGACAAGTTGCCAAACGGCAGTCCGTCACCAATCCGGAGCGGACAATCTTTGCCATGAAGCGCCTCATCGGTCGTAAATTCAGCGACCAGGAAGTCAAGAAGTCAATCGAGGTCAGCCCCTTTAAGATCGTGGAGGGCAAGGGCGACCCGGCAATCGAGGTGGGGGGCAAGCAGTATACCCCGGCCGAGCTTTCCGCCATGGTTTTGACCAAAATGAAACAGACCGCGGAGGAATACCTGGGCGAAGAGGTAACCGACGCGGTCATTACGGTTCCCGCCTATTTTAACGACAGCCAGCGCCAGGCCACCAAGGATGCCGGACGCATCGCCGGTTTGAATGTGCAGCGAATCATCAATGAGCCGACTGCCGCATCCCTGGCCTACGGACTCGACAAGAAAGGCGAGGAAACCATTGCCGTCTATGACCTGGGCGGCGGTACCTTTGATATTTCCATTCTGGAAATCGGCGACGGCGTTTTTGAGGTAAAATCCACCAACGGTGATACCTTTCTGGGCGGTGAAGACTTTGACATGCGCATCGTCAACTGGCTGGCCGATGAGTTCAAGCGCGACCAGGGTATTGATCTGCGCAACGACAAGATGGCCCTGCAGCGTTTGAAGGAAGAGGCGGAAAAGGCCAAGAAGGAACTTTCCTCCACCATGGAGACGGAGATCAATCTTCCCTTTATCACTGCCGACGCTTCCGGTCCCAAGCATATGAACATCAAAATGAGCCGGGCCAAGCTCGAGTCGCTGGTGGAGGATCTGGTTGATCGCACGGTGCAGCCGTGCCTGACCGCTTTGAAGGATGCAGGCCTCTCCCCCGCGGATATCGACGAGGTGGTTCTGGTCGGCGGTATGACCAGGATGCCCAGGGTGCAGCAGAAAGTAAAAGAGATTTTCGGCAAGGATCCCCATAAGGGTGTCAATCCCGACGAGGTGGTCGCCATCGGCGCGGCAATCCAGGGCGGGGTTCTCAAGGGTGATGTCAAGGATGTTCTGCTGCTTGATGTAACCCCTCTTTCTCTGGGCATTGAAACCCTGGGCGGGGTCACCACCCGTCTTATTGAGAAAAATACCACGGTGCCCACCAAGAAGAGCCAGGTCTTTTCCACCGCATCGGACAACCAGCCGGCCGTTTCCATCCATGTTCTCCAAGGAGAACGAGAAATGGCCCAGGGCAACAAGACCATCGGCCGTTTTGAGTTGACCGATATTCCGCCCGCCCCGCGCGGGGTGCCGCAGATCGAGGTCACCTTTGACCTTGACGCCAACGGCATTCTGCACGTATCGGCCAAGGATCTCGGCACCGGCAAGGAACAGTCCATCCGGATTACCGCCTCCAGTGGTCTCTCCGAGGCGGAAATTGAAAAGATGAAGCGTGATGCCGAAGCCCATGCCGATGAGGATAAGAAGCGCAAGGCGCTGGTTGAGGCGAAGAATAATGGCGACTCGTTGATCTATGCCACGGAAAAAAGCCTGAAGGATGTCGGCGATAAGGTTGACGCCGATACCAAAGGCAAGGTGCAGGCCGGTATTGACAAGCTGAAAAAGGCTCTTGAAGGCGAAGATATCGACGCCATCAAGTCGGCGACCGAGGAGCTGACCCAGGCATCCCACAAACTGGCCGAGATCATGTATTCCCAGGCATCAAAAGGCCAGCCGGGTGGTGATGCATCCGGTGGCGCGGCCGGCGGAAGCGCGGCCGGCGGCAAGAAAGATGACGACGATGTGGTTGATGCCGACTTTGAAGAAGTGAAATAA